Proteins co-encoded in one Gadus morhua chromosome 6, gadMor3.0, whole genome shotgun sequence genomic window:
- the cdc45 gene encoding cell division control protein 45 homolog, which translates to MFVTDIRKEFYDVVINQRVALLVATDIDALCACKVLQALFHCDQVQYTLVPVTGWQDLGTAFLEHKEQFRYFVLLNCGANVDLLEMLQPDDDSIFFICDTHRPVDVVNVYNDSQIKLLIKQDDDLGVPSYDDIFRDEDEEADDSGNESDGGSEPAGKRKRYDEGAVERRIERQRAKREWEARRREILFDYEQYEYHGTSASLVIFELAWVLTKDNKDMLWWAVIGLTDQWVHDKITHMKYVTDIATMQRHVSRHNHRNEDEDNSLSIDCMRISFEYDLRLTLYQHWSLFESICNSTYTSCNFKLWSLNGQKKLQEFLADMGLPLKQVRQKFHSMDMVIKENLREVIEESSNKYGMKDIRIQTFGVHFGFKNRFLASDVVHAAAALLESTEKDESASDNFIKALDCLSRSNLERLHLGIDLAKKKLIAIQQTVASCICTNLILSQGPFLYCYLMEGTPDVRLFSKPMALTLLCKYLLKAFVSSTRNKRCKLLPLVMAAPLDVEKGTVIVLGIPPDSDTSDKKNFFGRAFEKAAESTSSRSLHDHFDTSIIELKMEDRTKFLDALITLLS; encoded by the exons AGAGTAGCCCTCCTGGTTGCAACAGATATCGATGCCCTCTGCGCTTGTAAAGTCTTGCAG GCCCTGTTCCACTGTGACCAGGTTCAGTACACACTGGTACCAGTTACAGGCTGGCAAGACCTCGGCACTGCCTTCCTGGAGCATAAAGAGCAG TTTCGGTATTTTGTTCTTTTGAACTGCGGAGCCAATGTCGACCTTTTGGAGATGTTGCAGCCAGATGACGACTCCATCTTCTTCATCTGTGACACTCACCGGCCCGTGGATGTGGTCAATGTTTACAACGACTCCCAG ATAAAGCTGCTGATCAAACAGGACGATGACCTCGGCGTCCCATCCTACGACGACATCTTTCGTGATGAAGACGAAGAGGCGGATGACTCTGGGAATGAGAGCGACGGCGGCTCAGAGCCTGCTGGGAAGCGCAAGAGATATGACGAG GGGGCGGTTGAGAGGAGGATTGAAAGACAACGAGCGAAGAGGGAATGGGAGGCACGGAG ACGAGAGATACTGTTTGACTATGAGCAGTATGAATACCACGGGACGTCT gCTTCCCTGGTAATATTTGAACTGGCGTGGGTCCTGACGAAAGATAATAAAGACATGCTCTG GTGGGCTGTAATCGGACTGACCGACCAGTGGGTTCATGACAAAATCACTCA CATGAAGTACGTCACAGACATCGCGACCATGCAGCGCCACGTTTCCCGCCACAACCACAGAAACGAAGACGAGGACAACTCCCTCTCCATCGACTGCATGAGGATCTCCTTCGAATACGA TCTTCGTCTCACTCTCTACCAACACTGGTCCTTGTTTGAAAGCATCTGCAACTCCACTTACACCTCCTGCAACTTTAAGCTGTGGTCTCTGAATGGGCAGAAGAAACtgcaggagtttctggctgacATGGG tCTACCCCTGAAGCAGGTGCGACAGAAGTTCCACTCCATGGACATGGTCATAAAAGAGAACCTAAGGGAGGTCATTGAGGAGTCATCCAACAAATACGG CATGAAGGACATCCGTATCCAGACGTTTGGGGTCCACTTTGGGTTCAAGAATCGCTTCCTGGCCAGTGACGTGGTGCACGCAGCCGCTGCCTTGCTCGAGAGCACGGAGAAGGACGAGAGTGCCAGTGACAACTTCATCAAGGCCCTCGACTGTCTGTCTAG GAGTAACCTGGAACGTCTTCACCTGGGCATTGACCTGGCTAAGAAGAAGCTGATCGCCATCCAACAGACTGTGGCCAGCTGCATCTGTACCAACCTCATCCTGTCCCAGGGTCCCTTCCTCTACTGCTACCTCATGGAG GGAACTCCAGATGTAAGGCTCTTCTCCAAACCCATGGCCTTGACGCTGCTGTGCAAGTATCTCCTGAAAGCTTTTGTTAGCTCT ACGAGGAACAAGCGTTGTAAGCTGCTGCCCCTGGTCATGGCCGCCCCGCTGGACGTGGAGAAGGGCACCGTCATCGTTCTGGGGATCCCACCGGACTCTGACACATCAGACAAGAAGAA TTTCTTCGGCCGGGCTTTTGAGAAAGCTGCAGAGAGCACAAGCTCCAGAAGCCTCCATGACCACTTCGACACTTCTA TCATTGAGCTGAAGATGGAGGACAGGACCAAGTTTTTGGATGCATTGATCACACTCTTGTCATGA
- the cldn5a gene encoding claudin 5a, with protein MASAGLEIMGLALCVIGSLLVMVACGLPMWRVTAFIEANIVVAQTIWDGLWMSCVVQSTGQMQCKLHDSVLSLSNDLQAARALTIISAVMGVLGLMVVIAGAQCTNCLRTEYVKARVVNVGGVIFIISALFVLVPLCWMANNIISDFYNPQVPPSKKREIGAALYIGWAATALLLIGGALLCCSCPSSGSSTGYAAKYSPTKRATSNGEYDKRNYV; from the coding sequence atggCTTCTGCTGGGCTGGAGATTATGGGGCTCGCGCTGTGCGTAATTGGTTCGCTCCTGGTTATGGTGGCATGCGGGCTGCCCATGTGGAGGGTGACGGCGTTCATCGAAGCCAACATCGTGGTGGCGCAGACCATCTGGGACGGCCTGTGGATGTCGTGCGTGGTGCAGAGCACGGGCCAGATGCAGTGCAAGCTGCACGACTCGGTGCTTTCTCTCAGCAACGACCTGCAAGCGGCCCGCGCCCTCACCATCATCTCCGCCGTGATGGGCGTTCTGGGCTTAATGGTTGTGATTGCAGGTGCACAATGCACCAACTGCCTCCGCACCGAGTACGTCAAGGCTCGGGTCGTCAACGTCGGAGGAGTGATCTTCATCATCAGTGCACTGTTCGTGCTCGTCCCCCTTTGCTGGATGGCAAACAACATCATCTCGGACTTCTACAACCCACAGGTGCCCCCGTCCAAGAAGAGGGAAATAGGGGCCGCGCTCTACATCGGCTGGGCGGCAACGGCACTGCTTCTGATCGGGGGCGCGCTCCTCTGTTGCTCTTGTCCCTCAAGCGGGAGTAGTACTGGATATGCGGCCAAATACTCTCCGACCAAGAGGGCTACATCAAACGGGGAATACGACAAGCGAAATTACGTGTAG